GCCGCCTTCTTGGCCGGTGCCTTCTTCGCCGCCTTCCCCGACTGCACCGACTTCACCGACTTCACTGCCCCGGCCGCGCCGCCGGTCGACTCACCGCGTTGCCGGCGCGCCTCGTCCACGCTGGCCTGCAACGCCGCCATCAGGTCGACCACCTCGCCCTTGGCGGGTGCCGCGGCCGAGGGGGTCTCCACCTCGTGCCCGGTCGCCTTGGCCTCCAGGACGACCTCGAGGGCGGTGCGGTACTCGTCGTGGTAACGGTCGGGATCGAAGCTGGTCTCCAACGTCTGGATGTAGGACTCCGCCATCGCCACCTCCTGCGGGCGGACCTCCACCTCCGACGCCGGCGCGGCGAACGACGCGTCGCGCACCTCGTCCGGCCACAACATCGTCTGCAGAACGAGCACGTCCTCCTTGGGACGCAACATCGCAAGGGCCTCCCGGTTGCGCAAGGCCACCTTGACAAGGGCGGTCTGGCCGGTGCGGCGCAGTGCGTCGCGCAACAGGACGTACGGTTTGGCGGCCGGCCCGTCGGCCTGCAGGTAGTAGCTGCGGGAGACGTAGATCGGGTCGATCTCCTCCGCCGGAACGAACTCCAGCACCTCCACCACGTGCCGGGTCGGCAGCGGCAGGTCGGCCAGGTCGTCCGCCGTCAGGATCGCCATCTCACCGTCGGGAAGCTCGTATCCCTTGGCGATGTCGGAGTACGCCACCTCCTCGCCGTCGACCTCGCAGATGCGGCGGTACCGGATGCGCCCACCATCGGTGGCGTGAACCTGACGGAACGCGACATCCTTCTCCTGGGTGGCCGCGTATACCTTGACGGGGATCGTCACCAGGCCGAAAGAGACCGAACCCTTCCATATCGCCTGCACAGGGACCTCCGGCACGTCTGGGCGCGTCGACGAGGTAGGAGACGCACCTGGAACCTCCACACTGCGTGGTTCTCTACCCCTGGTGCAAGACCACAACCGGACAGGTGTTCACACCCGGCGCACGTCGGCGAGCGCTGCGTGGACGTGCCCGTCGGCGCGTTCCAGCGCCGCCCGCGCCACCGTCGGCGCGACCCCGCCGAGCACCGCGACCAGGGCGGTCTTGAGCTCCCCGCCGGCGTCGGTGAGTGCCCGGGCGCAGGTCTGCTGGTCCTCCCCCGTCGCCTCGCCGAGGATCTCCAGCGTTCGCCCGCGCAGCTTGGCGTTCGTGGCCATCAGGTCGACCATCAGGTTGGAGTACGTCCGTCCCATCCGGACCATCACCGCGGTGGAGAAGGCGTTCAGGATCAGCTTCTGCGCGGTGCCGGCCTTCATCCGCGTCGACCCGGCGATCACCTCCGGGCCGGTGTCGACCGCGACGAACGCGTCGACTTCCGCGCCCACTGCGGCCGACGGGTTGGCGGTCACCAGGACGGTGGCCGCGCCGAGCCTGCGGGCGGCCCGCAGGGCGCCGACGACGTACGGCGTCCGGCCGCTCGCGGCGAGTCCGACCACCACGTCACCGGCCACCGCCGACTCGGCGATCTCCGCCGCCCCGGCCTCCTCGTCGTCCTCTGCTCCCTCGATCGCCCGCAGCAGGGCGGTCGGGCCGCCGGCGGCGTGGGTGACGAACCAGCCGTTCGGCACGTTGAACGTCGGCGGCAGCTCGGCGGCGTCGAGTACGCCGAGGCGTCCGGAGGTGCCGGCTCCGACGTAGTGCACGCGGCGCCCCTCGCGTAGTGCCTGCACCGCGAGGTCGACCGCGGCCGCGAGGCGGGGCAGCACCGCACGGACCGCGCCGGCCACCTGCTGGTCCTCGTCGTTGATGAGTTCCAGCACCGCGAGGGTGGGCACCCGGTCGATCTGCGTGGTGCGCGGATTGCGTGCCTCCGTGGGTGATTCCACGCGTACGAAGTCATCGATCACCGGCGGGGTTCCCTTCTCCTGACGCGGTTCGCTCCGCGACTCTCCCATCAGCGCCGACCGCGCGAAGCCGCGACCCGGCGTCCGCTGATCGCGTCGAAGGTCACCTCGAGTGCGCCCATCGTCTTGTCGTAGTGCCGCCTCGCCACCGCGACGAACAGGCAGTCCACGACGGTGAGCTGGGCGATCCGGCTGGCGGTGGCGCCGGAACGGAACGTGGTCTCCCGCGCCGCCGTGGTGAGTACGTAGTCGGCGACGTCCGCGATCGGGGACCGCGGGAAGTTGGTCAGCGCCACCGTGGTCGCGCCCCGGTCGCGTGCCTGGGCGAGCACCTCGATCGTGTCGCCCGTCATGCCGGTGTGGGAGATGCCGACCGCGACGTCGCCCGGGCCGAGCAGGGCGGCGCTGGCCAGCGCGGCGTGCGTGTCGACCCACGCGAACGCCAGCCGGCCGATGCGGTGCAGCTTCTGCTGGAAGTCCAGGGCCACGAACGCGCTCGCGCCCACACCGAAGAGCTCGGTGCGCCGTGCGGCGGCGAGCACCTCCGACACCGTCTCCACCACCTCGACGTCGAGCTGGCGGGCGGTCTCCTCCACCGCACGCGCGTCGGCGAACGCGACCTTCTCCACGATCTGTGCCATCGAGTCGTCGGGACCGATGTCGCTGCCGACGACCCTGCCGCGGTCGCCGTCGCGAGCGGATTCCCGGGCCGACTCCGCCGCCAGCCGAAGCCGCAGCTCCGGGTAGCCGGGTAGTCCGAGAACCTTGCAGAACCTGATGACCGTCGTCTCCGACGTGCCGGCCGCGCGGGCCAGCTCGGTGATGGTGCGGGCCGACGCCCCCTCCGGATCCTCGAGGACGAGGCTCGCCACGCGGCGTTCGGCCGGTGACAACGAAGGAGCGAGGGCCCGGATCCGGATCACGACGCCCTCGGCCACCGGGTCGGCCTCAGGAATCTTCGAATTCTTGCCCATGATGGAAAGTAACTTACCCTCGCAACCTGGGAGCGCGTGTCCAGCCACGCTCGCGACCGCCACCTGGACGAACCTCGTTCCCGAACGCCGGGCCGGGGTTCACCACCGACCACCACACCATCGCCGTCGACCACCCGTCGAGCCGGAAGCCGGACCAGTGTCCGTGTTCCCCGCGGTGTCGCTAGCGTGCACTGTCGGTGACGAATGGTTCAGCGCGTTGCCTGTGACCAGCCGTCCGCGAGGAAGCGATCGGCTTCCCGCTCCCCGTTGAACAGCGTGCCCTGCGCGTCACCCAACCGGACCTCATCGACGTAGACACCGCGACCCTGGTAGAGCGGATCGGTGACGTATCGCCAGCGAAGCTGGACCTGACCTGGCGATTCGTCGACCTCAGCGTACGCCTGCTGCCAATGTCGTCCGGTGAATCCGGAGATAGAGCCGTCATGGTTAGCGATCCGTCCGCGACTCGACACGACGTACGGCAGCGGCGACCACGTAGCGCCACCGTCGCGGGACAACTCCAGTGTCAGGACGTCTGCGATTTCGGTGTCCACGAACAGGTCGAAGCCAAGTCTGGTGCGTTCCTCCCGCAACGTCACCGGCAACGTCAGCGTCGCCGTGGTGTCGTCGGCGTGACCGGCGTACCACGCGGTGCGACCATGTCGCGGCGTGACGTCGAGTGCCCGCGCCACGTGGTCGGCGACCGTGCGGCGCGCGACGTTGACGCTGCTCCACTCCCTGCGCGGGTGGACCCGGTTGGTCGTCAGGATGGCGATGGAACGCGACAACATGTCGATGACCACCGACGTCCCGGTGAACCCGGTGTGCCCCGCTGTGCGCGGTGAGGACAACGCACCCATGTAGAACCGCTGGTCGAGCTCGAACCCGAGCCCGTGTGCGTGACCGGGGAAACCTTCGTTCAGGTCGGTGAGCATTGCCGTGACCGTCTTCTCCTCGAGGACACGGTGACCTGCGTACTTGCCGCCGTTCATCATCGTCTGCGCGAGGATCGCGAGATCGGACGCGGTGGAGAACACCCCGGCATGTCCGGCGACACCGCCCAGCGACCAGGCGTTCTCGTCATGGACGCTACCCCGCACCATGCCCCGGTCGGGGTCGGACTCGAACTCCGTGGCCGCCACCCGGTTCAACTTGTCCGCCGGCGGGTTGTAGCCGGTGTCGACCATGTGGAGTGGTTCGGTGATGCCGGCGCGCACGAGTTCGTTGAGGCCGCGGCCGGTGACGCGCTCGACCAGCACGCCGAGGGTGATGAGGTTGAGATCGGAGTAGACGTACGTCGTTCCTGCCGGCGCGCTCGGTTTGACCGCGAGCACTGCCGCGATCCGGCTCGCGCGGTCGGGGTAGGGCCGCCACAGGCGCATCCATGACGGCAGGCCGGAGGTGTGCGTGAGCAACTGGCGTACGGTGATTGGTTCCTTGCCGAAGGTTGCGAACTCCGGAAGGTACTTGGCAACCGGCGCGTCCAGGTTTACCCGTCCGGCCTCGACCTGCTGCATCACCACGATCGACGTGAACAGCTTGGAGATGCTGGCCAGGTCGAAAATCGTGTCCGGTCTCATCGGCACCTGCTGGTCCGCGGGCAGTTCGGCACCGGACGCGTCGGCGTACTTCACCGCCTGGCCCATCGCCTCGTGCACGACGACCTTGCCCTCGCGAGCGACCAGGACGACCGCACCCGGGTAGAGCGGGTGCCCGTCGCCCTGCGGCCGGAGGTATCCGCGCAGGTCCTCCACCATCGTGGCGAGTTCGGCGGCGTCCAGACCGGCCTCCTTCGGTGTGCCGGCACGAAGTCGGGTGCCGGGAGGAGCGAAACCTTCATACGGATGGTCGAAACCACGACTGCGTGCATCGGCGCGGGCGGGCGGTGGTATCGAAGCCAGTACGGCGACGAGAACCGTGCCGACCAACGCGATCGCGGTGACCACCCGTACGCTAGCCCGCCCTCTCCACCCGTCCATCGCCCGACCTGCCCTAGGCCCGTCGTCCCGGATACAGGAGGTACTGCCGACGGCGTGCGTCGAACTCCTTCACCTCCGCACTCCACGCACCCACCACCTCGGCCACGGACGCGCCGGCGTCGATCATCGTGCGCAGCCGCGGCGACCCCGACAGCTTGTCGATCCAGTACGGCCGTTTCGGGTCGTAGGTGTCGTAGCGCCACTGGAAGTCCGCGTACCGGCGGGCCTCCACCAGCATCGCCACCGCGGCCGGGATCGGCTGGAACGCGCGTACGTCGGTCACGTGCACCTGCACACCCGCGCAGGTCTCCCCGACGTACTTGTTGAACGTCGGCACGAAGTACGCCTCGCGGAACTCCACACCCGGAAGTCCGTGGGTGTTCAGCCGGTCGCCCCAGTGGTAGTCGAGGTACGGCGCGCCGACCAGCTCGAACGGGCGGGTGGTACCGCGCCCCTCGGAGATGTTGGTGCCCTCGAAGAAACAGGTGCCGACGTAGGCGAGGGCGGTGTCCGGCGTGGGGACGTTCGGCGACGGCGGCGGCCACAGCGGGTCGTACTCCTGTGCGCGCGAGTCCGGCCGCCAGCCCCTGACCTCCACGACCTCGAGGTCGACCGGGCGGCCCGCCTCGGCGGGCAGCAGCTCGCCGTTGAAGAACCGCGCGAGCTCACCCACCGACATGCCGTGCTGCTGCACGATCTCCTTGGCGCCGACGCCGGAGGTGTAGTCCGGCGTCATCATCGCGCCGTCCACCCGGCCGCCGATCGGGTTCGGCCGGTCGAGTACGACGTACCTGATGCCCAGGCGGGCGGCCGCGGCCATCGAGTTGTACATCGTCCAGATGTAGGTGTAGAACCGCGCGCCGACATCCTGGATGTCGAAGACCAGCGTCTCCACGCCGGCCTTGGTGAACAACTGACCGAGCTTCGCCTGGTTGGCGCCGTACGCGTCGTAGACGGGTACGCCGGTCCGCGGGTCACGGCTGTCGCCCTCCGAGCCGCCCGCCTGCGCGCTGCCGCGGAAGCCGTGCTCGGGTCCGAACGCGCCGGCGATCGTCAGGTCGTCGTGCTCGGCGAGGTCGTCCACGATGTGGCGGGCGTCGGGCAGGATGCCGGTGGGGTTGGAGAAGATGCCCAGTTTGGTGCCGCGCAGCACCGCCCAGTCGCCGGCGGCCGCGACCTCCGCGCCGGTGAACACCCGGCCGCCGGTGCGCGCGGCAGCCGAGGCGGTGGCCGGCTGGTCACCACGATCAGCCGCGGCCCGGCCGGCCTGCCGGTCGCCCGGGCGCTCGGTGGCGGCGGCGGCCGAGCCGGACAGCGGCAGACCGGTGGTCACCACCGCGCCGGAGGCCAGGGCCGAACCGAGGAGGGTGCGCCGGGACGGTGAACCGGTGCTGGTCATCGCGTGCTCCGTTTCGTTGCGGATCCGGTGGTCGCTGGTGCTTGCGGTTCGGGCGTTCACCAGGTGAGGCCGTGGCCGTAGGGATACAGCACGCCCGAGCCGTCGGCGGCCGGGATCTCCACCGGCAGCCGCCCGCGCGGGCCGACCTCGCCGCACAGCACCCGGGCGAGTGCGCGCATGGTCACGGCGTTCGGTGCGTACACCGCCACGCATGCCGGCGCGCGGTCGGCGTACGCCAGGTCGTAGGGGTCGGCGACCGCGACCACCACGATCGGCCGCCCGGTGCCGAGGAGCTTCTCGACCAGCAGGCGCTGTCTGGCCTGCGGGTCGGTGACGTCGGTGTCCCACGCCTTGGAGGTGAGTACGACCGTCAGGTCGGCGTCGTCGGCGGCGGCGACCGCGCCGGCGATCGCGGCGTCGGTGGGACGGGTGCCCGTGGACAAGGTCCGGGTCTCCGCTCCGCGGTCGGCCAGTGCGCCGGCGAGGTACTGCACCGCGCTGCCGCCGGCGCCGGCGACCAGGAGCCGGCGCCGGTCGACCCGCGCCGGGAGCAGGCCGGCGGCGTTCCTCACCACGGTGGTGGTCGCCTCGGTGATCCGGTCGGCCCGGTCCAGGTGTGCCGGCGTACCGACGGTGTCCGCCACCGCCGACACGTCGACGGCCGGGTGGTGGACGATCCCGTTGGCCAGCTTGAGCCGGATGATCCGGCCGACCGCCTCGTCCAGCCGGTGCCGGCTGATCCGGCCGGAGCGCACCGCCGCCAGCAGCGACCGGTGGGCCAGGTCGAAGGCCGGCGGTCGCAGCAGCATGTCCACCCCCGCGTTGATCGCGAGGATCACCACCTGGTCGTCGCCGTACTTGTCCCGTACGCCCTTCATGCCCAGGGCGTCGGTCACCACCAGGCCGGTGAAGCCCAGCTCCTCCCGGAGCAGGCCGGTCACGATCGGGCGGGACAGTGTCGCCGGGTCACCGGAAGGATCGAGCGCCGGAAAGACCAGGTGGCCGGTCATGATCGAGTCGATCCCCGCCTCGATCACCGCGCGGAACGGCGGCGCGTCGAGGCTTTCCCACTGCTGCCTGGTGTGCCGGATCTCCGGGATCCCGGTGTGGCTGTCCACCTTGGTGTCGCCGTGGCCCGGGAAGTGTTTCGCGGTGGCGGCGACCCCGCCGTCGCGCTGGTAGCCGAGCACCTGGGCGGCGGCAAGTTCGGCGACCAGCCCGGGGTCGGAGCCGAAGGATCGTACGCCGATGACCGGATTGCCCGGGTCGACGTTCACGTCGGCGTCCGGCGCGTAGTCGTGGTTGATCCCGAGCGCGGCGAGCTCGGCGCCGGTGATCGCGGCGGCCTCCCGCGCCGCGGCGGCGTCCCGGCCCGCGCCGAGCGCCATGTTGCCGGGGAACTGCGTGGCCGGCGGGCCGATCCGGGCGATCGTGCCCTGCTCCTGGTCGGTGGAGATCAGCAGCGGCAGGCCCGCGCCGGTGCCGGTCGCCGCGGCCTGGAGCCCGTTGGACAGCGCCGCGACGCCGGGCAGCGGCCCGACGTTGCCCGACCAGGTGAAGTAGCAGACGCCGCCAAGGTGATATTTCGCCACCACCTCCGCGGGCGTGGCCACGCCGTACTCCGCGGTGTTGCGGGCGTCGGCGCTGTCCGCGGCCGCGCCGTACACATGCGTCACCAGCAGCTGGCCGACCTTCTCCTCCACCGACATCCGGGCCACGACGCGGCGGATCCAGGCCTGCGCCCGGGGACCGGTCCGCTCCTCCGGCGGCGTCAGCGGTGTCGGCGTGCTCCCGCTCGGGGTGGCAGCCGCGGCCCGGCCACCCAGCGCGCCGAACGCGGCGACGGCACCGGCGGTGCCCAGCAGGACGGACCTGCGGGCAGGACGGGACGAGGGACGAAAACTTCCTACGTCGGCGGGGGCCATGTGCGGAAGCTACCTACGTAGCCCGGTGAGGTCAACGGGTCACGGGGGGTCCACGCCGGGCCGGTTCTGGACCCCCGGCACAGGAGCGGGACGACGGGCCTTCCCCACCGCGGCTCCGCCGGTCCCGCGGGGCGCAGGCGGCCGCGTCGTCCAAACGAACTACTCCGCTCTCGGCCAATCGAATCAACCGCCGTGCGCAATTGACCGACATTCATCTGGACTAGACGCCGGTCACATTTGAGCGACCAGAAGTTCGACCGGTAGTACGACGACTCGGCTGCTCGCGCTCACTAGGTTTTTCAACGTTCGGATCGCCGTTGCCGGGAGGAGTCATTCGAAGAACTCGTGTGGTCGTCGTCGGCAATCATCGCGAACTGGTCGATGCACTTGTCGACCTGCTGGCCGACGAGCCAGACCTCGAACTGCTCGGGGTTGCCGGCAACAGCGAGGAAGTACTCGCACTGGTGCAGGCACCACGCGCACCCGACGTACTTCTGTTCGACATCGATACGTACAGCGCGTACAGCGCGTACAGCGGGTCGAACAGCACATCGAACACCGAGTCGGCCGGGAGCAAAGAAGCCCCGAACGTCAATGACCTGAGCCATCGTCTACCGAATACCCGATTAGTTGCGCTGTCGAACTACGACGACATCGCCGCCGTTAGACAGACCCTCGAAGCCGGATTCCACCGACACGTGAGTAAGCGGTTCGTCGAGCAGGATCTGGCAGCAATTCTGAAGGAGGAGCATGCTAACCTGGGTTAGTTCTCGTTATCGAAAGACCACAAAGCGTGGTCGAGTCGCCGTATTGTTGGTCCCCGTGATCGTGTCGTTGATCGTTGGTCTGGTCGCTGCGTTCGCGCCGAAGCCCGGAAATGCACCGGGTGCCGACGATGCCACCGCAGGCGGTAACGCCAAGATCCAGACACCGTTGCACACGAACGGGTCCAACATCGTCGACGCCAGTGGCAAGAAGGTCAATCTGACCGGCGTCAACTGGTTCGGCTTCGAGACGGAGACGTTCGTGCCGCACGGTCTGTGGGCCCGTAACTGGGAGAGCATGCTCGACCAGATCCGGTCCACCGGTTTCAACACCATCCGATTGCCCTACACCAACCAGATGTTCGACAAGGAAAGCAAGCCCACCGGGATCAACTACAAGCTGAACCCGGACCTCAAGGGGCTGAAGGGCCTTCCGCTGATGGACAAGATCGTGAAGGGCGCGACCGACCGCGGCCTCATGGTCCTGCTCGACCGGCACCGTCCGACGGCGCAGGCGCAGAGCGAGCTGTGGTACACCCCGCAGGTCAGCGAGAAGCGCTGGATCGACGACTGGACGATGCTCGCCAAGCACTACAAGAGTGACCCGCTGGTCATCGGTGCCGACCTGCACAACGAGCCGCGTGGCCAGGCCACCTGGGGCACCGGCGTGAAGACCACCGACTGGCGGCTCGCCGCCGAGCGGGCAGGCAACGCCGTCCTCAAGGCCAACCCGAACTGGCTGATCGCCGTCGAGGGTGTCGAGTCCTACAAGAACGACTACTACTGGTGGGGCGGCAACCTCGCCGGCGCGAAGCAGAACCCGGTCCGGCTCAAGGAGAACGACAAGCTGGTCTACGCGCCGCACGACTACGGCCCCGGTGTCTACCAGCAGAAGTGGTTCACGGCGCCCAACTACCCGAACAACCTTCCGGGTGTCTGGGAGAAGCACTGGGCGTTCCTGAAGGACAAGACCCCGCTGCTGCTGGGCGAGTTCGGTGGCAAGTCGGTCAGCCCGAAGACCGCCGAGGGCAAGTGGCAGCACGCCACGGTCGCCTTCGCCAAGAAGCACGGCCTGAACTACACCTACTGGTCGTGGAACGCCAACTCCGGTGACACCGGCGGTGTTCTGAAGAACGACTGGAAGACCGTGGACAAGGCCAAGCTCCAGATGCTGCGGCAGTACCAGGCGCCGCTCGCGGAGGTGCCCACCGCCGACAAGCGGTGACCTCCGCGGTACCGAACGGCCGAACCGGTCAATGGTAGGGCCTCAAGGCTCAGTAGGTACGCGAAGTAGGTAGCACAACCGGGCGGTCCCGGACGTAGATGCGTCCGGGACCGCCCTCTGTGTCTGTGCGGTTCGCCGACCGCTCAGGGCCACAGGCCGGTCGGTGCCCGAGCCACGATCCGGGTGCCCTCCCCCGGCGCGCTGTGGATCTCCAGCGTGCCGCCCAGCTCGGCGATCCGTTCCCGCATCGACCGCAGGCCGAGGTGCCCCGGGTAGGAGGCGCCCGGGTCGAACCCCACGCCGTCGTCGGCCACCTCCAGGGTGAGCGCCGTCGGACT
This Actinopolymorpha cephalotaxi DNA region includes the following protein-coding sequences:
- the ku gene encoding non-homologous end joining protein Ku, giving the protein MTIPVKVYAATQEKDVAFRQVHATDGGRIRYRRICEVDGEEVAYSDIAKGYELPDGEMAILTADDLADLPLPTRHVVEVLEFVPAEEIDPIYVSRSYYLQADGPAAKPYVLLRDALRRTGQTALVKVALRNREALAMLRPKEDVLVLQTMLWPDEVRDASFAAPASEVEVRPQEVAMAESYIQTLETSFDPDRYHDEYRTALEVVLEAKATGHEVETPSAAAPAKGEVVDLMAALQASVDEARRQRGESTGGAAGAVKSVKSVQSGKAAKKAPAKKAAAKKTTAKKAAAKKTGTKKAAAKKPAAKTAKTPARKSA
- the murQ gene encoding N-acetylmuramic acid 6-phosphate etherase, which codes for MIDDFVRVESPTEARNPRTTQIDRVPTLAVLELINDEDQQVAGAVRAVLPRLAAAVDLAVQALREGRRVHYVGAGTSGRLGVLDAAELPPTFNVPNGWFVTHAAGGPTALLRAIEGAEDDEEAGAAEIAESAVAGDVVVGLAASGRTPYVVGALRAARRLGAATVLVTANPSAAVGAEVDAFVAVDTGPEVIAGSTRMKAGTAQKLILNAFSTAVMVRMGRTYSNLMVDLMATNAKLRGRTLEILGEATGEDQQTCARALTDAGGELKTALVAVLGGVAPTVARAALERADGHVHAALADVRRV
- a CDS encoding MurR/RpiR family transcriptional regulator, giving the protein MGKNSKIPEADPVAEGVVIRIRALAPSLSPAERRVASLVLEDPEGASARTITELARAAGTSETTVIRFCKVLGLPGYPELRLRLAAESARESARDGDRGRVVGSDIGPDDSMAQIVEKVAFADARAVEETARQLDVEVVETVSEVLAAARRTELFGVGASAFVALDFQQKLHRIGRLAFAWVDTHAALASAALLGPGDVAVGISHTGMTGDTIEVLAQARDRGATTVALTNFPRSPIADVADYVLTTAARETTFRSGATASRIAQLTVVDCLFVAVARRHYDKTMGALEVTFDAISGRRVAASRGRR
- a CDS encoding serine hydrolase, whose translation is MVTAIALVGTVLVAVLASIPPPARADARSRGFDHPYEGFAPPGTRLRAGTPKEAGLDAAELATMVEDLRGYLRPQGDGHPLYPGAVVLVAREGKVVVHEAMGQAVKYADASGAELPADQQVPMRPDTIFDLASISKLFTSIVVMQQVEAGRVNLDAPVAKYLPEFATFGKEPITVRQLLTHTSGLPSWMRLWRPYPDRASRIAAVLAVKPSAPAGTTYVYSDLNLITLGVLVERVTGRGLNELVRAGITEPLHMVDTGYNPPADKLNRVAATEFESDPDRGMVRGSVHDENAWSLGGVAGHAGVFSTASDLAILAQTMMNGGKYAGHRVLEEKTVTAMLTDLNEGFPGHAHGLGFELDQRFYMGALSSPRTAGHTGFTGTSVVIDMLSRSIAILTTNRVHPRREWSSVNVARRTVADHVARALDVTPRHGRTAWYAGHADDTTATLTLPVTLREERTRLGFDLFVDTEIADVLTLELSRDGGATWSPLPYVVSSRGRIANHDGSISGFTGRHWQQAYAEVDESPGQVQLRWRYVTDPLYQGRGVYVDEVRLGDAQGTLFNGEREADRFLADGWSQATR
- a CDS encoding exo-beta-N-acetylmuramidase NamZ family protein; this translates as MTSTGSPSRRTLLGSALASGAVVTTGLPLSGSAAAATERPGDRQAGRAAADRGDQPATASAAARTGGRVFTGAEVAAAGDWAVLRGTKLGIFSNPTGILPDARHIVDDLAEHDDLTIAGAFGPEHGFRGSAQAGGSEGDSRDPRTGVPVYDAYGANQAKLGQLFTKAGVETLVFDIQDVGARFYTYIWTMYNSMAAAARLGIRYVVLDRPNPIGGRVDGAMMTPDYTSGVGAKEIVQQHGMSVGELARFFNGELLPAEAGRPVDLEVVEVRGWRPDSRAQEYDPLWPPPSPNVPTPDTALAYVGTCFFEGTNISEGRGTTRPFELVGAPYLDYHWGDRLNTHGLPGVEFREAYFVPTFNKYVGETCAGVQVHVTDVRAFQPIPAAVAMLVEARRYADFQWRYDTYDPKRPYWIDKLSGSPRLRTMIDAGASVAEVVGAWSAEVKEFDARRRQYLLYPGRRA
- a CDS encoding glycoside hydrolase family 3 protein; the encoded protein is MAPADVGSFRPSSRPARRSVLLGTAGAVAAFGALGGRAAAATPSGSTPTPLTPPEERTGPRAQAWIRRVVARMSVEEKVGQLLVTHVYGAAADSADARNTAEYGVATPAEVVAKYHLGGVCYFTWSGNVGPLPGVAALSNGLQAAATGTGAGLPLLISTDQEQGTIARIGPPATQFPGNMALGAGRDAAAAREAAAITGAELAALGINHDYAPDADVNVDPGNPVIGVRSFGSDPGLVAELAAAQVLGYQRDGGVAATAKHFPGHGDTKVDSHTGIPEIRHTRQQWESLDAPPFRAVIEAGIDSIMTGHLVFPALDPSGDPATLSRPIVTGLLREELGFTGLVVTDALGMKGVRDKYGDDQVVILAINAGVDMLLRPPAFDLAHRSLLAAVRSGRISRHRLDEAVGRIIRLKLANGIVHHPAVDVSAVADTVGTPAHLDRADRITEATTTVVRNAAGLLPARVDRRRLLVAGAGGSAVQYLAGALADRGAETRTLSTGTRPTDAAIAGAVAAADDADLTVVLTSKAWDTDVTDPQARQRLLVEKLLGTGRPIVVVAVADPYDLAYADRAPACVAVYAPNAVTMRALARVLCGEVGPRGRLPVEIPAADGSGVLYPYGHGLTW
- a CDS encoding response regulator — protein: MVVVGNHRELVDALVDLLADEPDLELLGVAGNSEEVLALVQAPRAPDVLLFDIDTYSAYSAYSGSNSTSNTESAGSKEAPNVNDLSHRLPNTRLVALSNYDDIAAVRQTLEAGFHRHVSKRFVEQDLAAILKEEHANLG
- a CDS encoding glycoside hydrolase family 5 protein gives rise to the protein MIVSLIVGLVAAFAPKPGNAPGADDATAGGNAKIQTPLHTNGSNIVDASGKKVNLTGVNWFGFETETFVPHGLWARNWESMLDQIRSTGFNTIRLPYTNQMFDKESKPTGINYKLNPDLKGLKGLPLMDKIVKGATDRGLMVLLDRHRPTAQAQSELWYTPQVSEKRWIDDWTMLAKHYKSDPLVIGADLHNEPRGQATWGTGVKTTDWRLAAERAGNAVLKANPNWLIAVEGVESYKNDYYWWGGNLAGAKQNPVRLKENDKLVYAPHDYGPGVYQQKWFTAPNYPNNLPGVWEKHWAFLKDKTPLLLGEFGGKSVSPKTAEGKWQHATVAFAKKHGLNYTYWSWNANSGDTGGVLKNDWKTVDKAKLQMLRQYQAPLAEVPTADKR